A genomic region of Bacteroidota bacterium contains the following coding sequences:
- a CDS encoding DUF1566 domain-containing protein — protein MRKLCLFAFTLLFIFLFANNQSIKSQNHQKAENSCFKHYIGELYGGGIVVAVWEKDGIEKGLIASLSDLGNEVSWSNVKTKLKNESLMDGKSCTDEIIAQEGHTESAAKLCRDYRGGGFSDWYLPSIRELRVCFNTGYIIYQVLGEKGAFQYDKYWSSTDHTGIAALACQFAEDNPNSGMGFAGGNPALAIKSKKYRVRAVRQF, from the coding sequence ATGAGAAAACTTTGCTTATTTGCATTCACGCTATTATTCATTTTCCTGTTTGCAAACAATCAATCAATCAAAAGTCAGAATCATCAAAAAGCAGAAAACAGCTGTTTTAAACATTATATCGGAGAACTATACGGCGGAGGGATTGTTGTTGCTGTCTGGGAAAAAGACGGAATCGAAAAAGGCTTAATAGCTTCCTTATCAGATCTGGGCAATGAAGTATCATGGAGTAACGTCAAAACGAAACTAAAAAACGAGAGTTTAATGGACGGTAAAAGCTGTACTGATGAAATCATCGCACAGGAAGGCCATACGGAGAGTGCCGCAAAATTATGCCGAGATTATAGGGGCGGAGGTTTTTCGGATTGGTATCTGCCTTCCATTAGGGAACTCAGGGTTTGTTTCAATACAGGATATATTATTTACCAGGTTCTGGGTGAAAAAGGAGCCTTTCAGTACGATAAGTATTGGTCATCAACCGACCATACCGGGATAGCCGCTCTTGCCTGCCAGTTTGCAGAAGATAATCCCAACTCAGGTATGGGATTTGCAGGAGGAAATCCCGCTCTTGCCATAAAATCAAAAAAATACAGAGTCAGGGCAGTAAGACAATTTTAA
- the pepT gene encoding peptidase T, protein MEKLTERFIRYAKINSQSDENSETCPSTPGQTALARLLANEMKEIGLQDIEIDENGYVMATLAANTDKEVPVIGFLSHLDTSPDCKSEQVKPQLIDHTEKDIILNKKENIVLSAREFPFINDLAGETLITSDGTTLLGADDKAGIAEIVTAMDYLMQHPQIKHGKIRVAFTPDEEIGRGADKFDVKKFGANFAYTLDGGALGEIEYENFNAAKAKISIQGLNVHPGTAKNKMKNSMRIAMELNNMLPAAEVPEHTDAYEGFFHLTDICGTVENTTVNYIIRDHDPNLFNQKKELLVKIADFLNQKYGHGTIYLEMVDQYYNMKEKIDPVYHIIELARKACIESDIEPKVIPIRGGTDGSRLSYMGLPCPNLFTGGYNFHSRFELIPVKSMEKSVEVILKIAELNCSGN, encoded by the coding sequence ATGGAAAAACTTACAGAACGATTTATACGTTATGCCAAAATCAATAGCCAGTCAGATGAAAACTCAGAGACTTGCCCTTCCACACCCGGACAAACGGCCTTAGCCAGGTTGCTGGCAAATGAAATGAAAGAAATTGGCTTGCAGGATATAGAAATTGATGAGAACGGCTATGTAATGGCCACTCTGGCCGCCAACACGGATAAAGAAGTTCCTGTAATTGGCTTCCTTTCACACCTTGACACATCGCCGGATTGCAAATCCGAACAGGTTAAACCTCAATTGATTGATCATACTGAAAAAGATATTATTTTAAATAAAAAGGAAAACATTGTTCTTTCCGCCCGGGAATTTCCGTTCATCAATGATCTTGCCGGAGAAACCCTGATCACTTCGGATGGGACCACTTTGCTCGGCGCAGACGACAAGGCTGGAATTGCAGAGATCGTGACTGCTATGGATTATCTGATGCAGCATCCGCAAATCAAGCATGGGAAAATACGTGTTGCCTTCACCCCTGACGAGGAAATAGGCCGGGGTGCAGACAAATTTGATGTGAAGAAGTTTGGCGCCAACTTTGCTTATACCCTTGATGGCGGGGCATTGGGCGAAATAGAATATGAGAATTTCAATGCTGCCAAGGCAAAAATCTCTATTCAGGGTTTGAATGTTCATCCCGGCACCGCCAAAAATAAAATGAAGAATTCCATGCGGATAGCTATGGAACTGAACAATATGCTTCCTGCTGCGGAAGTTCCCGAACATACTGACGCTTACGAAGGTTTCTTTCACTTAACAGATATTTGTGGTACCGTGGAAAACACCACAGTAAATTACATTATCCGCGACCACGACCCTAATCTTTTTAATCAAAAAAAGGAACTGCTGGTTAAAATCGCTGATTTCCTCAACCAGAAATACGGCCACGGTACAATATACCTTGAAATGGTTGACCAGTATTACAACATGAAGGAAAAGATAGACCCGGTTTATCACATTATCGAGCTCGCCCGCAAAGCCTGTATCGAAAGCGATATAGAGCCAAAGGTCATTCCCATTCGCGGCGGAACAGACGGTTCAAGGCTTTCATACATGGGACTGCCCTGCCCTAACCTGTTTACGGGAGGTTATAATTTTCACAGCAGGTTTGAACTTATTCCGGTAAAATCCATGGAAAAGTCAGTGGAAGTGATTTTAAAGATTGCGGAATTAAATTGTTCCGGAAATTAA
- a CDS encoding glycoside hydrolase family 31 protein: MKKLTLIGLLILSISVLFAQKSGKVFWHEDFASGKLPNGWKSVALNDSSPTWFFTDQPFPGSYGRSYQAPPIASKSRGYHMQIAPGVKVGKNIKKWEKAGVQPNAYIQTPAINCLGKHSVILKFQQNFFWGQGELPDNTSGLIVAVSNNGKDWKEYDVHNGIGPRKDCPNPMNVELNITRIAANQKTVYIRFWWRNMFQWYWMIDDIELSEAFDADLQALDLTSHPKEGNTFKKNDSLVFRVVNLSAKPITSKVDCYLKLDNRPLMKATIPASMKKAFGIVDTARVVFPDLDLTDLGIHKVTFYTGLDNDLRSSNDTLSMELYSRACELGNITNFTAGNNEFLIACNKARIKLQLVRNDIFRIWMAYDGEFTNPAGNDIIINNPDKPVSGKWSDKGDYFLITTPEMAIRAYKNPLRFSLYKGDNSTLVWEETRGITYGKQTVQYLKRGDNEQFFGGGMQNGRFSHRGKTIKMTIDYNWEDGGNPNPATFYMSTNGYGAVRNTYATGNYSFMDTLKLVHNESRFDCYYFVGNSLKEILGDYTDLTGKPFLMPRWALGMGDANCYNRGAKPGVTRGSSSTGYNGLTPSVINLIADKYIEHQMPTGWILPNDGYGCGYTDLGLVVSELHKRGFYTGLWTENGTAKIAREVGEYGTRLCKLDVAWVGPGFKFAMDGAKTAYEGIEKNSDARGFVWMVCGWTGSHRNAVLWTGDQSGSWNYIRWHIPTVIGSGLSAQNCATGDVDGIFGGSDSTYVRDLQWKCFMPVFMAMSGWAYNNKNGIKDKQPWLFGEPYTSINRKYLQLKQRLTPYMYTLCNEAYRTGVPAVRGLVLEYPNDPVTWGDATKYEYLLGKDILVAPVFKPEAKRDSIYLPEGKWMDFWDGTEYQGKNTLMNYPAPLSKLPLFVRAGAIIPMYQQMMYNWERPADTLTLKIYPFGKSSYTLYEDDGLTREYRNGVYATTKLEVSDSENGKDPTTITINAAQGDFTGRLEARTYLMDIHAHKIPKTIKINGKKLIKVKDGENFSAIKSGWYYDSSDQNWALHIKTDKLSTNSGTVIEIK; encoded by the coding sequence ATGAAAAAATTAACCCTTATCGGACTTTTAATTCTCTCAATTTCTGTTTTGTTTGCCCAAAAGTCAGGGAAAGTATTCTGGCATGAGGATTTTGCATCGGGAAAATTACCCAATGGCTGGAAATCAGTAGCATTGAATGATAGCAGCCCGACCTGGTTTTTTACGGATCAGCCATTTCCTGGCTCGTATGGACGCAGTTATCAGGCTCCGCCTATTGCTTCAAAAAGTAGGGGCTACCATATGCAGATTGCCCCAGGTGTTAAAGTAGGGAAGAACATAAAAAAATGGGAAAAAGCAGGGGTCCAACCCAATGCTTATATTCAGACCCCGGCAATTAATTGTTTGGGAAAACATTCTGTTATACTTAAATTTCAACAGAATTTTTTCTGGGGCCAGGGAGAGCTGCCTGACAATACTTCCGGGCTGATTGTGGCTGTAAGCAACAATGGCAAAGATTGGAAAGAATATGATGTTCATAACGGGATAGGCCCCAGGAAGGATTGTCCCAACCCGATGAATGTTGAGTTAAATATCACAAGGATTGCTGCAAATCAGAAGACTGTTTATATACGGTTCTGGTGGCGGAATATGTTCCAATGGTATTGGATGATAGATGATATAGAACTTTCTGAAGCTTTTGATGCCGATTTGCAAGCCCTGGATCTTACCTCTCATCCCAAAGAAGGAAATACCTTTAAAAAGAACGATTCCCTGGTTTTCAGGGTGGTGAATTTAAGTGCAAAACCCATAACCTCAAAGGTCGATTGTTATTTGAAGCTTGACAACCGTCCTTTGATGAAAGCTACCATCCCTGCATCCATGAAAAAAGCATTTGGAATTGTTGATACTGCAAGGGTTGTTTTTCCTGACCTGGATCTGACGGATTTGGGCATCCATAAAGTTACTTTTTATACCGGTTTGGATAATGATTTACGCAGTTCGAATGATACTTTATCAATGGAACTTTACTCCAGAGCTTGTGAACTGGGAAATATCACAAACTTTACAGCAGGTAATAATGAATTTCTGATTGCTTGTAATAAGGCCAGAATAAAATTGCAATTGGTGCGGAATGATATATTCCGGATCTGGATGGCTTATGATGGAGAATTTACCAATCCTGCAGGGAACGACATCATCATTAATAATCCGGACAAGCCTGTTTCCGGCAAATGGAGCGATAAAGGTGATTATTTCCTGATCACTACGCCGGAAATGGCGATCAGGGCATATAAAAATCCTTTGAGGTTCTCGCTTTATAAAGGTGATAACTCAACACTTGTCTGGGAAGAAACCCGGGGCATCACTTATGGCAAACAAACGGTACAGTACCTGAAACGCGGAGATAATGAACAGTTCTTCGGCGGAGGGATGCAGAACGGACGCTTCTCGCATCGCGGCAAAACCATAAAAATGACCATAGATTATAATTGGGAAGATGGCGGAAATCCTAATCCTGCAACATTCTATATGAGTACCAACGGATATGGCGCAGTGCGCAATACTTATGCTACCGGTAATTATTCATTCATGGATACCTTAAAGTTGGTTCATAATGAAAGTAGGTTTGACTGTTATTATTTCGTAGGCAATTCCTTAAAAGAAATTTTAGGCGATTATACCGATCTTACAGGAAAGCCTTTTCTGATGCCCCGCTGGGCTTTAGGAATGGGGGATGCCAACTGTTATAATCGTGGGGCAAAACCAGGAGTCACCAGGGGGTCTTCTTCTACCGGATATAATGGACTGACTCCCAGTGTGATAAATCTGATTGCCGATAAATATATTGAGCATCAAATGCCTACAGGCTGGATATTACCCAATGACGGTTATGGATGCGGATATACTGACCTTGGCCTGGTGGTTAGTGAATTACACAAACGGGGCTTTTACACAGGCCTTTGGACAGAAAACGGAACTGCAAAAATTGCCCGGGAAGTGGGTGAATATGGCACAAGGCTCTGTAAACTCGATGTGGCTTGGGTTGGACCTGGTTTTAAGTTTGCAATGGATGGTGCAAAAACTGCCTACGAAGGTATAGAGAAGAATAGCGATGCCCGCGGATTTGTATGGATGGTTTGTGGATGGACCGGCTCACACCGCAATGCGGTTTTATGGACAGGCGACCAGAGTGGAAGCTGGAATTACATCCGCTGGCATATCCCCACTGTTATTGGCTCGGGATTATCTGCTCAAAATTGTGCCACCGGTGATGTGGACGGTATTTTTGGAGGCAGCGATTCTACTTATGTCAGGGATTTACAATGGAAATGCTTTATGCCGGTATTCATGGCTATGTCGGGCTGGGCTTATAATAATAAAAACGGGATTAAGGATAAACAACCCTGGCTGTTTGGCGAGCCCTATACCAGCATCAACCGCAAATACCTGCAGCTTAAGCAAAGGCTTACTCCTTATATGTACACCTTATGCAATGAGGCTTACCGCACGGGTGTCCCTGCTGTCAGGGGGCTGGTGCTCGAATATCCCAATGATCCGGTTACCTGGGGCGATGCTACTAAATATGAATATTTGCTGGGCAAAGATATCCTGGTGGCGCCCGTTTTTAAACCGGAAGCAAAACGCGACAGTATCTATCTGCCGGAGGGAAAATGGATGGATTTTTGGGATGGAACAGAATATCAGGGGAAAAACACATTGATGAATTATCCTGCTCCCCTTAGTAAATTGCCGCTTTTTGTACGTGCAGGAGCCATTATCCCTATGTATCAGCAAATGATGTATAATTGGGAACGCCCGGCTGATACTCTTACCCTGAAAATCTATCCTTTCGGAAAATCATCCTATACTTTATACGAAGATGATGGATTGACGCGCGAATACAGAAATGGCGTTTATGCAACAACAAAACTTGAGGTTTCAGACTCTGAAAATGGCAAGGATCCAACTACTATTACAATTAATGCAGCCCAGGGTGATTTCACCGGAAGGTTGGAAGCACGTACGTATTTAATGGATATACACGCTCATAAAATTCCAAAAACCATCAAGATCAATGGTAAAAAATTAATCAAGGTTAAAGATGGAGAAAATTTCTCTGCCATTAAAAGCGGATGGTACTATGATTCATCTGATCAAAACTGGGCGTTGCATATTAAAACTGATAAGTTATCGACTAATTCCGGAACAGTAATAGAAATAAAGTAG
- a CDS encoding CBS domain-containing protein, translated as MTSQVTFYLSRILGKRFYSPDGKPIGKIKDLLIDISYSRPKVIGVKTKISGETRYLDFSYFEMIKADIKYVVKCTNVIDFTLPNNSHTFFLSENVLDKQIVDIDGHKLVRVNDARLVLVPSGAFLIAVDVGLEGLLRRIGISRPIKKFLLLFRLSLPSKYILWDDVATVDSQSAGLKLSTTYTKLHTLHPSDLADIIEDMDRTTRTKVLASLDEEKAADVLEEMETKSQIHVIENLSTEKAADLLEKMPADEAADIIDELEPQKAEELLNEMEVESSEDVRDLLEYPENTVGSIMSTDFISFNKNITTAEAIEELRKQMPEADTLYSVLVVDEKDRLIATVSLRDLIVSNPSTRLSQIMKKQLITVFDDDKIDSLAEVISKYNLLAIPVIDSSSKIQGLVMIDDIVEDLLENRKTK; from the coding sequence ATGACTTCACAAGTAACATTCTATTTAAGCCGGATTCTAGGCAAACGCTTCTATTCACCCGATGGGAAACCTATTGGTAAAATCAAGGATCTGCTAATAGACATCAGCTACTCCAGGCCCAAAGTCATAGGAGTAAAAACAAAAATTTCAGGAGAAACCCGCTATCTCGACTTTTCGTATTTCGAAATGATCAAGGCAGATATCAAGTATGTGGTTAAATGCACCAATGTCATTGATTTTACATTGCCCAACAACTCGCATACCTTTTTCCTTTCAGAAAATGTACTGGACAAACAGATTGTCGATATCGACGGGCACAAGCTGGTCAGGGTAAATGATGCCCGTTTGGTGCTTGTCCCTTCAGGCGCCTTTTTGATTGCCGTAGATGTGGGCTTGGAAGGGCTTTTGAGAAGAATCGGCATATCCCGTCCGATCAAGAAATTTTTATTATTATTCCGTCTTTCGCTTCCCAGCAAATATATACTTTGGGATGATGTTGCCACTGTAGATTCTCAAAGTGCCGGACTGAAATTATCCACCACCTACACGAAACTGCATACCCTGCACCCCTCGGATCTGGCTGATATCATTGAGGATATGGACCGTACTACCCGTACCAAGGTACTGGCCAGCCTGGATGAAGAGAAGGCTGCAGATGTACTCGAAGAGATGGAAACAAAGTCACAGATACATGTTATTGAGAACTTAAGTACCGAAAAGGCTGCAGACCTGCTGGAAAAGATGCCTGCCGACGAAGCTGCAGATATTATCGATGAACTCGAGCCTCAGAAAGCTGAAGAACTTTTGAATGAAATGGAAGTAGAGTCTTCCGAGGATGTCCGGGATTTGTTGGAATATCCGGAAAACACCGTCGGAAGTATCATGTCTACCGACTTTATTTCATTCAACAAAAATATAACGACTGCCGAAGCTATTGAGGAACTAAGGAAACAAATGCCCGAGGCTGACACCTTATATTCCGTCCTTGTTGTTGACGAAAAAGACAGGCTGATTGCCACTGTTTCCCTCAGGGATCTGATCGTGTCGAATCCATCAACCCGGTTGTCGCAAATCATGAAGAAACAGCTCATCACGGTTTTTGATGATGACAAAATAGATTCGCTTGCAGAAGTTATTTCAAAATATAACCTGCTGGCTATACCGGTTATTGACAGTTCCAGTAAAATTCAGGGATTGGTGATGATAGATGATATAGTTGAAGATTTATTGGAAAACCGTAAAACAAAATAA